A window from Photobacterium sp. DA100 encodes these proteins:
- a CDS encoding DUF1190 family protein — MKRSKHVVLASMKKNWRPVSMAPMTAVLATAVLSGCSDSAEDAVIYESLNDCIGDNPNYAEECQAAYQFALQEASRTAPKYNSRYDCEAEFGTNACIQPQGNNWFMPAMAGFMFARMIDRDRGGYYSQPMFRSYYPGSIFYDRWTTADGYDYGRSGYKKTKVRVSKDHMKPKPTVSRTISRGGFGSTVSAKSGWSSSRSSGGSKGWGG, encoded by the coding sequence ATGAAACGCAGTAAGCATGTCGTCCTTGCCAGTATGAAGAAAAACTGGCGGCCGGTATCGATGGCACCGATGACTGCCGTCTTGGCAACGGCTGTACTTTCAGGTTGTAGCGACAGCGCTGAAGATGCCGTTATTTATGAGTCACTGAACGACTGTATCGGTGACAACCCGAACTACGCCGAAGAGTGCCAGGCTGCCTACCAATTTGCCTTACAGGAGGCCTCCCGCACCGCGCCAAAGTATAACTCGCGCTACGATTGCGAGGCCGAATTCGGCACCAACGCCTGTATTCAGCCACAGGGCAACAACTGGTTTATGCCAGCCATGGCCGGATTTATGTTTGCCAGGATGATAGACAGAGATCGCGGTGGTTATTATTCGCAGCCTATGTTCCGCTCCTATTACCCAGGGAGTATTTTCTATGACCGCTGGACCACGGCCGACGGCTATGACTATGGCCGCAGCGGCTACAAGAAAACCAAAGTACGGGTCAGCAAAGATCACATGAAACCCAAACCCACCGTCAGCAGGACGATTTCCCGCGGGGGCTTCGGCTCAACCGTCTCTGCCAAATCGGGCTGGAGTAGCAGCCGATCCTCGGGAGGCAGCAAGGGATGGGGAGGCTAA
- a CDS encoding DUF350 domain-containing protein — MEVLTNSLAGLGAFLLYFALSLAFLLLFKFVYVRFTPHDEWKLVKEEQNIAAAIGLSGSIIGYCLAIAGAASNSVNLIDFAIWGVVALFAQLIAFAILRFGFMPKIVERIEAGEIPAGIVMAATSVSVGLLNAACMTY; from the coding sequence ATGGAAGTACTGACCAACTCACTCGCCGGCCTCGGCGCGTTTCTGCTCTACTTTGCCTTATCACTGGCATTTCTGCTGTTGTTCAAGTTTGTCTACGTCCGCTTCACCCCGCACGATGAGTGGAAGCTGGTCAAGGAAGAGCAAAATATCGCAGCTGCTATTGGCCTGTCGGGTTCTATCATCGGCTACTGCCTTGCCATTGCTGGCGCTGCAAGTAACTCAGTCAACCTGATCGACTTTGCCATTTGGGGCGTGGTGGCCTTGTTTGCCCAGTTAATCGCCTTTGCAATTTTGCGTTTTGGCTTTATGCCGAAGATTGTCGAGCGTATCGAGGCTGGCGAGATCCCCGCCGGTATTGTCATGGCGGCAACCTCTGTATCCGTTGGCCTGCTCAACGCCGCCTGCATGACATACTAA
- a CDS encoding cytochrome c peroxidase, whose translation MNTSRYLLAVALIATVSACREDSDGAGSLDLGSVGADGAETVQQPAETPPSDDDPAQESPETPPSGGDDDGQDSEPSPPPPEAKLDIDGLPLPDLSVSHDYEAYLSAQPKHYTRITSPFGNVDSQNNTPFDNKVTNDGANLGRVIFYDVRLSANNTVSCASCHIQKHGFTDPKTFSDGFDGGKTGRHSMSLTNATYYSNGKFFWDERADTLEDQVLMPIQDAVEMGMNLFDLEVKMAETSFYADLFTQAFGDEAITSDRISRALAQFIRTMVSYESKYDQAFTIGEWDEPDFAAVFSEQEMLGLKLFSGFPGSERDSLGCIACHQTSAHSMDQAHVNGLDADTSSDQGAGNGFFKSPSLRNIGVGAPYMHDGRLETLMDVVEFYNSGIQRHRILSPDLTSNGRVGGTPIRMNLSQEEKEALVAFLEALTDEAFLDNPIYHDPFFPNTVEGQLQAAFEKAAEQGESEQQANGGDSLSP comes from the coding sequence ATGAATACCTCCCGTTATTTATTGGCTGTCGCATTGATTGCGACAGTTTCCGCATGTCGAGAGGACTCCGACGGTGCTGGTTCGTTGGATTTGGGTTCGGTTGGGGCTGATGGGGCAGAAACAGTTCAGCAGCCTGCGGAGACCCCGCCCTCGGATGATGATCCGGCGCAAGAGTCCCCTGAAACTCCGCCGTCTGGTGGTGATGATGATGGTCAGGACAGTGAGCCATCACCGCCTCCCCCCGAGGCGAAGTTGGACATTGATGGATTGCCGCTGCCAGATTTGTCGGTGAGCCATGACTATGAAGCATATTTATCGGCGCAACCTAAGCACTATACCCGCATTACGTCGCCATTTGGCAATGTGGATTCGCAGAACAATACCCCGTTTGATAACAAGGTTACGAATGACGGTGCTAATTTAGGGCGGGTGATTTTCTATGATGTCCGTTTATCGGCCAATAACACGGTTTCCTGTGCATCTTGTCATATTCAAAAGCATGGCTTTACCGATCCGAAGACCTTCAGTGATGGGTTCGATGGCGGTAAAACCGGCCGTCATTCCATGAGCCTGACCAACGCGACCTACTACAGCAACGGAAAGTTCTTTTGGGATGAGCGCGCCGATACCCTCGAAGACCAAGTGCTGATGCCAATCCAGGACGCGGTCGAAATGGGGATGAACCTGTTTGATCTGGAAGTAAAAATGGCCGAAACGAGTTTCTATGCGGATTTGTTCACCCAAGCCTTTGGCGATGAGGCGATCACCAGTGACAGGATCTCTAGGGCATTGGCACAGTTTATTCGTACCATGGTCTCTTATGAATCAAAATACGATCAAGCTTTCACTATCGGCGAATGGGACGAGCCAGATTTCGCTGCGGTTTTCAGCGAGCAGGAGATGCTAGGCCTGAAGCTATTTTCAGGTTTCCCGGGATCAGAACGAGATTCACTTGGTTGTATCGCTTGTCACCAAACCAGTGCGCATTCGATGGATCAGGCCCATGTCAACGGCTTGGATGCCGATACCAGCAGCGATCAGGGGGCAGGTAATGGCTTCTTCAAGTCACCGTCACTGCGCAATATTGGGGTCGGTGCACCCTATATGCACGATGGGCGGCTTGAAACCTTGATGGATGTGGTGGAGTTCTACAATAGCGGTATCCAGCGCCACCGGATCTTGAGTCCTGATCTTACCAGCAATGGCCGAGTTGGCGGTACGCCCATCCGGATGAACCTGAGCCAGGAAGAGAAAGAAGCGCTGGTGGCCTTCTTGGAGGCATTGACGGATGAGGCATTCCTCGACAATCCGATTTACCACGATCCTTTCTTCCCTAATACTGTTGAAGGGCAATTGCAGGCCGCTTTCGAAAAAGCCGCTGAGCAGGGGGAGAGTGAACAACAGGCTAATGGCGGTGATTCTCTCTCGCCGTAA
- a CDS encoding 6-phospho-alpha-glucosidase yields the protein MTKAFNIVLVGGGSTWTPGLLKALCKRKESFPLKRLVMFDVNAQRQEVIGEYAKLLFQEEYPELEFEYTTDKDVAYKDMDFVLCQMRTGGYEMREKDEKIPLSMGVIGQETCGPGGFAYGMRSIGDMIEMVEDVRERAPQAWILNYTNPAAIVADALKKRFPHDDKILNICDQPVNLLRSYGRLLDVNPDDFDPVYFGLNHFGWFTHLYNQEGEDLAPKLKAFISENGFKPVDAEQRDQSWLDTYSAVADMLRDFPDYLPNTYLQYYLYPEYKLSKLDADYTRANEVMDGREKRVFDECREAVKAGTTQNATVVHNDAHGDMIVEVAESIAFNQRRKFVVILENNGLVANLDNDVMVEVTAELGINGPRPYGVGKIPTFYKGMIEQQFAYERLTVEAWFEGSYTKALQALTLNRTVVDAKKARKVLDALIEANKDYWPELK from the coding sequence ATGACTAAAGCATTCAATATCGTACTGGTTGGTGGTGGTTCGACATGGACACCGGGTCTACTTAAAGCACTGTGCAAACGTAAAGAGAGCTTCCCACTAAAACGCCTAGTGATGTTTGATGTGAATGCCCAGCGCCAAGAAGTGATTGGTGAATACGCCAAGCTACTGTTCCAAGAGGAATACCCTGAGCTTGAGTTTGAATACACCACAGACAAAGACGTCGCTTACAAAGACATGGATTTCGTACTGTGTCAGATGCGTACCGGCGGCTACGAAATGCGTGAAAAAGACGAGAAAATTCCTCTGTCTATGGGTGTCATCGGCCAGGAAACCTGTGGTCCAGGTGGCTTTGCCTACGGCATGCGCTCTATCGGCGACATGATCGAAATGGTGGAGGATGTCCGCGAGCGTGCACCACAAGCCTGGATCCTGAACTATACCAACCCGGCAGCTATCGTGGCCGATGCGCTGAAAAAGCGCTTCCCGCACGATGACAAAATCCTGAACATCTGTGATCAACCAGTTAACCTGCTGCGTTCATACGGCCGCCTGCTGGATGTAAACCCAGATGACTTCGATCCGGTTTACTTTGGCCTGAACCACTTCGGTTGGTTTACCCACCTGTATAACCAAGAGGGCGAGGATCTGGCACCAAAACTAAAAGCCTTTATTTCAGAAAATGGCTTCAAGCCGGTGGATGCCGAGCAGCGCGATCAGTCATGGCTAGATACTTACTCGGCGGTAGCAGACATGCTGCGTGACTTCCCGGACTATCTGCCGAACACTTACCTGCAGTACTACCTGTACCCAGAGTATAAACTGTCGAAGCTAGATGCTGACTACACCCGCGCCAACGAGGTTATGGACGGCCGTGAGAAACGCGTATTCGACGAGTGCCGTGAAGCGGTGAAGGCGGGCACCACCCAGAATGCAACAGTAGTGCACAACGACGCCCATGGTGACATGATTGTTGAGGTTGCTGAATCTATCGCTTTCAACCAGCGCCGTAAGTTTGTTGTCATCCTGGAAAACAACGGCCTGGTAGCAAACCTTGATAACGATGTGATGGTTGAGGTAACCGCAGAGCTGGGGATCAACGGCCCACGCCCATACGGTGTCGGCAAGATCCCAACCTTCTACAAAGGCATGATCGAACAGCAGTTTGCGTATGAGCGACTAACAGTTGAGGCATGGTTTGAAGGCTCTTACACCAAGGCGCTACAGGCCCTGACTCTAAACCGTACCGTTGTCGATGCCAAGAAAGCCCGTAAGGTGCTAGATGCGCTTATCGAAGCCAACAAAGATTACTGGCCTGAACTGAAATAA
- a CDS encoding PspA/IM30 family protein — protein sequence MSVWKKLFTAIKGGVNETAEAVADNQALRILDQEIREAKQELRRSDEALVGIVAKRKLSQQKVDGFQLGIEEYEGHARTAMEKGQQDLALECAQKVAELRNDQQAEQAYLDQFVASEQKMRTNISQAKDKLRQLEQQVDVVKANEAVQKAQSAVSATNVGANAKMHTAVESLERIKQRQAEKSAQLEAAAEMAEEQSGSSLDKKLAEAGITSGKQSSAEDELKRILGK from the coding sequence ATGAGTGTCTGGAAAAAACTGTTCACCGCCATCAAAGGCGGTGTCAACGAAACCGCCGAAGCGGTCGCCGACAACCAAGCACTGCGCATTCTCGATCAGGAGATCAGGGAAGCCAAGCAAGAGCTGCGCCGCTCCGACGAAGCCTTGGTGGGGATTGTCGCCAAGCGCAAGCTATCCCAGCAGAAAGTCGATGGTTTCCAGCTGGGCATCGAAGAGTACGAGGGCCATGCCCGCACTGCGATGGAAAAAGGCCAGCAGGATCTCGCCCTTGAATGCGCGCAGAAAGTTGCCGAGCTTCGCAACGACCAGCAGGCCGAGCAAGCCTACCTCGATCAGTTTGTCGCCTCGGAGCAGAAAATGCGCACCAACATCAGCCAGGCCAAGGACAAGTTGCGTCAGCTAGAGCAGCAGGTGGATGTGGTCAAGGCCAACGAAGCGGTGCAAAAAGCCCAGTCGGCAGTGTCGGCCACCAATGTCGGGGCCAACGCCAAGATGCACACCGCGGTTGAGTCTCTCGAGCGCATCAAGCAGCGCCAGGCCGAAAAGTCCGCCCAGCTTGAAGCCGCCGCCGAAATGGCCGAGGAGCAGTCCGGCAGCAGCCTGGACAAGAAATTGGCCGAAGCCGGGATCACCTCGGGCAAGCAGTCGTCAGCCGAAGATGAGCTCAAGCGTATTCTGGGTAAGTAG
- a CDS encoding DUF2170 family protein, whose product MTWQVSELIPLLSEHDGWAVEASEQTLIVRNEDNIEAFLAVSGEQILVEVLLFSADQVIDPVSLNNDILRTHKMFPLSTIGINEIAGNDYYVAFGSLSSQSKAESIVIEVATLFRNVEAFIELYQDHLKEVA is encoded by the coding sequence GAGTGAACACGACGGCTGGGCTGTAGAAGCCAGCGAGCAAACGCTCATTGTGCGCAACGAAGACAACATCGAAGCTTTTCTGGCCGTTTCCGGCGAGCAAATCCTGGTAGAAGTCCTGCTTTTCAGTGCCGATCAGGTGATTGACCCGGTCAGCCTCAACAACGACATCTTGCGGACCCACAAGATGTTCCCGCTATCAACTATCGGCATCAATGAAATTGCCGGCAACGACTACTACGTAGCCTTTGGTTCGCTGTCTTCCCAGTCCAAGGCTGAAAGTATTGTGATTGAGGTCGCCACCTTGTTCCGTAATGTCGAAGCGTTCATCGAGCTGTACCAAGATCACCTCAAGGAGGTTGCGTAA
- a CDS encoding GntR family transcriptional regulator: protein MIDKHSSVPIYLQIEQILTDQIDKGILKPGESIPSEPSMCEQFGVSRMTARKAVDYLVRQGVVERIRGKGTFVCEHEKQLKIALPLDKHLTSSEVADFLNSPITNQLLHLSKQAVEPEIAEILGIKAGEEVWYMKRLRLVGNTPFVFERTYMLAAPFSDLTEADLNKSKYGYLAERGYAVGGSKKEIRAELPMQDVRELLGLRRDEPVLFARSIAFLDDKTPFEVSDIYYNQEHYTFTLDADR, encoded by the coding sequence ATGATAGACAAGCACTCGTCAGTGCCCATTTACCTGCAAATCGAACAAATTCTCACTGATCAGATTGATAAGGGCATTCTCAAGCCGGGTGAATCAATCCCGTCAGAGCCCAGTATGTGTGAGCAGTTCGGTGTCTCGCGTATGACGGCACGTAAAGCGGTTGACTACCTGGTTAGGCAGGGAGTAGTTGAACGTATACGAGGTAAAGGGACCTTTGTTTGCGAGCATGAAAAGCAGCTCAAGATTGCCTTGCCGCTCGATAAGCATCTGACTTCCAGCGAAGTTGCAGACTTTCTCAACAGCCCGATCACCAACCAGCTGTTGCATTTATCCAAGCAAGCGGTGGAGCCTGAGATCGCCGAGATATTAGGGATTAAAGCTGGTGAGGAAGTGTGGTACATGAAGCGTTTGCGTCTGGTGGGGAATACACCATTTGTATTTGAGCGTACTTATATGCTGGCAGCCCCTTTCTCTGATTTGACAGAGGCCGACCTCAATAAATCCAAATACGGTTACTTGGCCGAAAGGGGCTACGCAGTTGGCGGCAGTAAGAAAGAAATCCGTGCCGAGCTACCCATGCAGGACGTTCGCGAGTTGCTGGGGCTGCGCCGTGACGAGCCGGTGCTGTTTGCTCGCTCGATCGCTTTTCTTGATGACAAGACGCCGTTTGAAGTATCGGACATCTACTACAACCAAGAGCACTATACCTTTACCTTAGATGCAGACCGCTAA
- a CDS encoding YjfK family protein: MFDWFKKKQPQTPPPSSPEILGLRLGGAFELDDLKLRLIEPDLIIEGASRTQLIKAVGEVRLDEQTRLLRYYTDDDGFIQVLTHGTSEADVSEVKLYYFYESRPIDTQSQWQHLLDHEIVKPSWELEGFQFTKVWDNTRPVAMTEKTWLENGSVSETDQFVMIYERDTGNGQFESLLVAGEEKIYRNQAERCMAISTGFDLSPTDFKLIG, from the coding sequence ATGTTCGACTGGTTCAAGAAAAAGCAACCCCAAACGCCCCCGCCCAGCAGCCCTGAAATTCTGGGCTTGCGGCTAGGTGGAGCCTTTGAACTTGATGATTTGAAACTGCGGCTGATAGAGCCGGATCTGATCATTGAGGGCGCTTCCCGTACCCAGCTGATCAAAGCGGTCGGCGAAGTTCGCCTCGACGAGCAAACCCGGCTACTGCGCTATTACACCGATGACGATGGATTCATCCAGGTACTCACCCACGGCACCTCCGAGGCGGATGTCAGCGAAGTCAAACTGTATTACTTCTACGAGTCACGCCCGATCGATACCCAGAGCCAGTGGCAGCACTTGCTGGATCATGAAATCGTCAAACCCAGCTGGGAATTGGAAGGCTTTCAGTTCACCAAGGTGTGGGACAACACCCGTCCTGTCGCCATGACAGAAAAAACCTGGCTCGAAAACGGCTCGGTTAGTGAAACTGATCAGTTCGTGATGATATACGAGCGAGATACCGGCAATGGGCAGTTCGAGTCCCTGCTCGTGGCCGGCGAAGAAAAAATTTATCGTAACCAAGCCGAGCGCTGCATGGCTATTAGCACCGGGTTTGATTTATCGCCGACAGATTTCAAGCTAATAGGCTAA
- a CDS encoding permease — MSPEFVTMFKEAAGMFLFLAAELTVLFLVISYLVGVLQEFLTPEKIQSILSSRNGKGYVIAALLGSITPFCSCSTIPFLKGLLRARAGFGPMMVFLFASPLLNPVIIGLFVVTFGIQVAVFYFAVALAVSVIAGYVLEKLGFERYVREEAYQVADSGSSCGTSCGDSSPKTAPKAVSTCGAKPEPAAASCCTAEPKPEPVASSCCGSKAEVDVEISSCGEAVLTVKEESRWVRIWRSTWKDFKQVLPYLMLGILIGSFIYGFIPTDLIAKYAGEGMWYAIPVAAVIGIPLYIRAEAVIPLSAALVKKGMAMGSVMALIIGSAGASLTEVILLKSIFKNQMIAAFLTVILGMAIGAGYMYTYLFG; from the coding sequence ATGAGTCCTGAATTCGTTACCATGTTCAAAGAAGCCGCTGGGATGTTCCTCTTCCTCGCCGCAGAGCTAACCGTTCTCTTTCTCGTCATTAGCTACCTAGTGGGTGTCCTGCAGGAGTTCCTGACACCCGAGAAGATCCAGTCGATCTTGAGCTCGCGCAACGGCAAGGGGTATGTCATTGCTGCGCTACTGGGTTCCATCACGCCGTTCTGCTCGTGCTCGACGATTCCTTTCCTAAAAGGTCTGCTGCGTGCCCGTGCCGGTTTTGGCCCGATGATGGTGTTCTTGTTCGCCAGCCCACTGCTTAACCCAGTGATCATCGGCCTGTTTGTGGTGACCTTCGGGATCCAGGTGGCAGTGTTCTACTTCGCTGTGGCTTTGGCGGTATCGGTCATTGCAGGTTATGTATTGGAAAAACTGGGCTTCGAACGCTATGTCCGTGAAGAGGCATACCAAGTTGCCGACAGCGGCTCTAGCTGTGGTACTTCTTGTGGTGATTCTTCACCAAAAACAGCACCAAAAGCTGTATCGACTTGTGGCGCCAAACCCGAGCCAGCAGCAGCTTCATGCTGTACCGCGGAACCTAAGCCAGAACCTGTTGCCAGCTCATGCTGCGGCAGCAAAGCAGAAGTGGATGTGGAAATCAGCAGCTGTGGTGAAGCCGTACTGACAGTGAAAGAAGAGAGCCGCTGGGTACGCATCTGGCGCTCAACCTGGAAAGACTTCAAGCAAGTACTTCCTTACCTGATGCTGGGCATTTTAATTGGATCTTTCATCTACGGCTTTATTCCGACCGACCTGATTGCCAAGTATGCGGGCGAAGGTATGTGGTATGCGATCCCAGTCGCGGCAGTGATTGGTATCCCGCTCTACATCCGAGCCGAAGCGGTGATCCCATTGAGCGCAGCCCTGGTGAAAAAAGGCATGGCAATGGGCTCGGTAATGGCCTTGATCATCGGCAGTGCAGGGGCGAGTCTGACGGAAGTTATTCTGCTCAAGTCTATCTTCAAGAACCAGATGATCGCCGCCTTCCTAACCGTGATCCTCGGTATGGCCATCGGCGCAGGTTACATGTACACCTACCTGTTTGGCTAA
- a CDS encoding PTS transporter subunit EIIC — protein MKQLGAKLQDLGKALMMPISVIAAAGIFLGLAAAMQNPAIMGQSFVQIEALQLFIGFIRKVAGSLFANLPLFFAVAAAIGLAKEEKPTAAFAAVIGFIAMHVGVNYSLLAQGLTPATTSVDYLMSQGMSQTEAMMYSAEFGNTLGIFSYHMSVLGGVIAGLITVALHNRYYTIVLPTAINFFGGRRFVPIITVIVLPLVGVGLSLIWPTIGAAIVKVGEFIGHSGGFGTFLYAFAERLLIPTGLHHILNETVRFTPIGGITTVDGESIVGALTIFNAALANPGLIADEVVREATRFLAQGKIPVMMFGLPGAALAMYHCAKPEHKNRVKALVIAGALASFTTGITEPLEFSFIFVSPILFIFHAVMTGLSFAMAHMFGVMIGNVQGGVIDLLVFGILGGSQTAWWYAVIIGAAYFPLYYFVFRFVITRMNVKTPGREDEPQNDEAAAMPASEKTAKIIEGLGGSSNIQIVDCCFTRLRVKVADMNAIHKDALIASGASGIKQASDVDIQVIYGPQVEKIANDVKRALTA, from the coding sequence ATGAAACAGCTTGGAGCCAAGCTTCAAGATCTCGGGAAAGCACTGATGATGCCGATCTCTGTGATCGCCGCCGCCGGTATTTTTCTGGGACTCGCTGCAGCAATGCAAAACCCAGCCATCATGGGCCAGAGCTTTGTCCAGATAGAAGCCCTACAACTCTTCATTGGCTTTATCCGTAAAGTTGCAGGTTCTTTATTTGCCAATCTGCCTCTGTTTTTCGCTGTCGCCGCCGCCATTGGCCTGGCCAAGGAAGAAAAACCGACGGCAGCATTTGCCGCTGTCATTGGTTTTATTGCCATGCATGTGGGTGTGAACTACAGCCTACTCGCGCAAGGGTTAACACCTGCCACAACCTCGGTTGATTACCTTATGTCGCAGGGCATGAGCCAAACAGAAGCTATGATGTATTCGGCAGAATTTGGCAACACGCTGGGTATTTTTTCCTATCACATGAGCGTACTCGGTGGTGTGATAGCCGGCCTAATCACCGTTGCCCTGCACAACCGCTATTACACTATTGTGCTGCCAACTGCGATTAACTTCTTCGGTGGCCGACGCTTCGTCCCAATTATCACTGTTATCGTGCTACCGCTAGTCGGTGTCGGCCTATCACTCATCTGGCCTACTATTGGTGCTGCTATTGTAAAAGTGGGGGAGTTTATCGGTCACTCTGGCGGTTTCGGTACTTTCCTTTATGCCTTTGCAGAGCGACTACTTATCCCTACTGGTTTGCACCACATTCTCAATGAAACCGTTCGATTTACGCCTATAGGTGGGATCACAACAGTCGATGGCGAAAGTATTGTCGGCGCGTTGACCATCTTTAATGCAGCCCTTGCAAATCCTGGCCTGATTGCCGATGAAGTCGTACGTGAAGCAACCCGCTTCCTGGCCCAAGGCAAGATCCCGGTCATGATGTTCGGCCTACCGGGTGCAGCTCTGGCGATGTACCACTGTGCCAAGCCTGAACATAAAAACCGCGTAAAGGCATTGGTCATCGCAGGTGCACTGGCCTCGTTCACCACAGGTATCACCGAGCCATTGGAATTCAGCTTTATTTTTGTATCGCCAATTCTGTTTATCTTCCATGCCGTGATGACAGGTCTGTCATTTGCAATGGCACACATGTTCGGTGTGATGATCGGTAACGTACAGGGTGGTGTGATTGACTTGCTGGTATTCGGCATCCTTGGTGGCAGCCAAACTGCTTGGTGGTACGCCGTCATTATCGGTGCAGCCTACTTCCCGCTTTACTACTTCGTGTTCCGCTTCGTCATTACCCGTATGAATGTAAAAACACCGGGCCGCGAGGACGAGCCTCAAAACGATGAAGCAGCGGCCATGCCTGCTTCAGAGAAAACCGCAAAGATCATCGAAGGCCTTGGCGGCAGCAGCAACATCCAAATTGTCGACTGCTGTTTCACCCGACTTCGCGTCAAGGTGGCTGATATGAATGCCATTCACAAAGACGCTCTGATTGCCTCAGGAGCCAGTGGTATCAAGCAAGCCAGTGATGTCGATATCCAGGTTATTTACGGCCCGCAGGTCGAAAAGATTGCCAATGACGTTAAGCGTGCCCTTACCGCTTAA
- a CDS encoding potassium channel family protein encodes MSLWILFRRWAAHQFHALSGRNLLLLVIGYTIISYVLLSAVGESALVQSPTDFLYYLVVSASTVGYGDMSPATVAGKWVVMLFVIPGGLGLFALAVGRVASAFIDYWKQGLLGRRRVSVENHILVLGWNEQRTLHLIKMLQYEEKGHRAIVLCVRPDIENPLPGEIEFVRTPSFTDSHAMAKAGIETASCIVIDNSEDDVTLSAALFCANQNPNAHILAYFNDESLSDLLKMHCPNVECIPSVAVEMLAKAAIDPGSSELHHELLSTHKGMTQYAVQYPANAAPSTISPLFSGFKQQYEAILIAIDTGKGVELNPPLDREVPPGAKLFYIADERVEQINWSKCT; translated from the coding sequence ATGTCATTATGGATTTTATTCCGCCGCTGGGCGGCTCACCAGTTCCATGCACTAAGTGGCAGAAACCTCCTCCTACTGGTGATCGGCTATACCATTATCAGTTATGTCCTGCTGTCAGCGGTTGGGGAGTCTGCACTAGTCCAGAGCCCAACCGACTTCCTGTACTACTTGGTCGTCAGCGCTTCCACCGTAGGCTACGGCGATATGTCACCGGCAACCGTGGCCGGAAAGTGGGTCGTGATGCTGTTCGTGATCCCCGGCGGGCTTGGGCTGTTTGCCTTAGCCGTCGGCAGGGTCGCCAGCGCCTTTATTGATTATTGGAAACAAGGACTGTTAGGCCGGAGGAGAGTCTCGGTGGAAAACCACATTTTAGTGCTGGGGTGGAACGAGCAGCGTACCCTGCACCTGATCAAAATGCTGCAATACGAAGAGAAAGGCCACCGCGCCATTGTGCTGTGTGTTCGGCCTGATATTGAAAACCCGCTGCCTGGCGAGATTGAATTCGTCCGTACGCCCAGCTTCACCGACAGCCACGCCATGGCAAAAGCCGGGATCGAAACCGCCAGCTGCATTGTGATCGACAACAGCGAAGACGACGTGACCCTGTCCGCCGCCTTGTTCTGCGCCAACCAAAACCCCAACGCCCATATCCTGGCCTACTTCAATGACGAATCGTTGAGTGATCTGCTCAAGATGCATTGCCCCAACGTAGAGTGCATCCCTTCAGTGGCCGTCGAAATGCTGGCCAAAGCGGCTATCGACCCGGGATCCAGCGAGTTGCACCACGAACTGCTCAGTACCCACAAGGGCATGACCCAATATGCGGTCCAGTACCCTGCCAATGCTGCCCCTAGCACCATTTCCCCGCTGTTTAGCGGCTTCAAACAACAGTATGAGGCTATCCTTATCGCTATCGATACCGGCAAGGGCGTTGAGCTTAATCCACCACTGGATCGGGAAGTCCCCCCCGGCGCCAAATTGTTTTATATTGCCGACGAGCGTGTCGAGCAAATCAATTGGTCTAAATGCACCTAA